In Corticium candelabrum chromosome 1, ooCorCand1.1, whole genome shotgun sequence, the genomic stretch aatatttaataaaaaagGGGTTTTGAGAACAGTCTAATTGAGAATATTTAGAGTTTAATCCCCACAATTCTACATGTTATATGGCTGCGAGTCCTGCTTAGTGATTTGTGAGaaattgtgaatattaatcaGTTGTCTACCTTTTATATGAAATGTATCAGAATAATCTAGGTGTATCACTGTGGCATACGATTTTCAATAACTATATAGAAACCTTTGAGAAGCCGTAAAATTAAGACCCTATAGATTTGAGTTGCAAATAAAAAGAGAGAGAGATTGCAATGGCTATAGGCACATCATTGGAATGAACAATAGCTTAACTCAGAAACAGCTGCAATGGAGTAAGCTACCAAATCCGAAGCGACCAGCTTatgaaacagaaacaatgCTAGATTGATAAAGGGCTAACGAGACTTGAAATATTTGAATGTGTCAGTGGAGACCGTCATGCTTGGCGGTGGTTTTTTGCTAGACATACGCTCGTAATGGGTATAGCTGTAATTcaggtgtgtgggtgtgtgtcaGGCTCGTGTGTGTTATCTTCTAGTTGAGTTAGGTTGCATAGTGAAGTTCACGTGATCTCCTCTAGTGAGTATGAATCTGATCGCTACCGTTGTAAAACTAGCAGTCGTATTTTGCTACGTTATTTCTGGATACCAAACTCTAGGCAAAGAGTCTACGACAACCAAAGATACAGTGGACTATGGCGTCGACTCAAATACTCCGGACTATATTGACTGCTCCTCCCAGTACTCTGGCCTTACTGGAACCGATTTAATCCCCTGTTTCAGTCTAAATCGTGCATCACCAGGAAGCTATTGCCTTCAAGAGGAAAATTTAGGCAGAGGAAAAGCAGACAATTGTCACAGCTCACAACTTAAAGCTTGCTCTCTAATCGGTATTTACGTGAAGAGGGTAGGTCAAAAGCGATCGTCTCTGAAAGTCGATTGTCATCTCAAATGGACAGAAAGCGGATACTGGCAACTGGATGTAAAAGATCAAGCCAGCTGCGGCGTCATGTGtttcaagaagacaaacaaatatggtGGTAAGTACACGTGCATGTACTTCAAtttgtatacatgcataagCGCCACTCAACTATCATTACTTTCTCTTTAGAAAGTAACTTACAGGTACCACAGTTCGAAGCAAATAACACAGTTGATATGGCATCGCTACAGTACATGGTACCTCGTCAACAGGGCATAGGTCCAGAGGCAGACTCTAGATGCTGGGTATGCCTTGTTTCAGGAATGAGCACAACAGTATTCCAAAACATTGTAAGAAAGGCTGGCTTCTGCAAATTGTACGTAGACGAGACAAGGTGGGCGTTGGGTGGATGGAGTGGAGAGACGTATAAGGGCGACGTCATTTCTACGTCTTGTCAGGGATACTGCATCAACGGTTAGAATTGGTTGTTCCGAGACGCAATTTAATGACTGATCCAGATATGTTTGTTCTTGTGCACTAAGCTCCTCAGACGTTAGGTGTGTGCCCGTACGGAGTGTTTCTTAAGGGCTATACGCAGACGGGATTTGTTGGGAAGAATACTGGCAACGAAAAGTTTGTGCACTGCTTTATATCTTATGTGCACATTGCAGCAGCTGGTACAATAACGGGAGACAATGGATGTCATTTGGAGCTTGACGGTGGCGCCTGGAAAATGGTCATAAAATCTTCAAGCAAGACAAGAATTGCTTGTGGAGTGCTCTGTCTCTGCAGTCCGAATGATGTCTATGGATGCATTCCATATTACAAGATAGCGCCACCAGCTCTTATCAATAAAGCAAACGCAAACAGTGAACAAACATCAGTAGATTTCTGCTATTGGGCAGATGTTATAGTTGCCATTTTTGTTCTTCTATTTCTTATATTGAAATTGATTGCTCCATACGTCAAACGCAAGGCAAACTAGCCAATGTGGCCAAAAGACAGGCATGATAAATTTTGCACGGTGCAGCTCTATTGGTATTATTTGAATAATTTTTATTGAACACTGTTTGCACAAAATCATGTATGCTTTTCCGTTTTCTTCACATCTAGTTTTGTCAACATGTACTTTCTGGTAGAATTCAACACATGTATGTTGTTTAAATTGCTTTGCATTATACATTGACAACACTTGACAGGGTGcacgtatatatacatacatgcatacatacatacatacatacatacatacatacatacatacatacatacatacatacatacatacatacctatatatatataccgtataaaATGAAATAGTGGCGTGAGTTTATTTTGGCCGTTTGCTAAGAGATTGACAgaaaagcatattggcggattttattttggcggttggacgaCGCTAGCCTCCACCCACTTCACACGTGGCCATGGGAGGTTGACACCTGCATTCGTGGCCATCACATTTCCGCGGCTTCGTGGTCTCAACtattgatgaagaattgctgtgtAAGCGTAAAGAACAAAACCCACATGATTCCTATGCTGTTGCCATTGTTATCGCCATTATCAATGCTTGATGAACGGGGGTGACGACGTCAATATAATGTCATACCCGTATATCTCGGTGGCCAAAAttattggcggattttatattggcagtCGCTGgaaaatccgccaatccgccaaaataaactTCCCGCCGATATTTTATCTtataccgtatatatataCGGTCATCTGGAGATAATTATTTTAGgttgatatatacagtatatatgtaGTAGTTAACGCATGGTAGGgagacgatatccagtttattgaccgatGTCTTGAGGAGAAAGCCCCAAAAAgacctcggtcaataaactggatatcgtcgaccctaccatgctttaacctatttgttgcatgtttaacatcctactgtaattagagttcatagattattcaagttgaattagagtggttgtgtattgcaatgacagctagagttttatgtcaaacaaccacattttgacagctgtgaagtgtagttgacgtgcacgtcagccccataaggccacgtgctcaaaagtattagtacagtacagtatccacgtgttttgccagcgtgatgtcggatcagaaagaagaccgtaATAGTGACCAGGACGACGACTTTCAGCCGACAACAAAGATGAGACGCATTGGTTCCAAAAAGGTTACCACTAGTACTAGccagcttgacagcagatttgctgaaaagacgAGTACGAACAAAGTACAGGAGTACAGCAAGGGTACGGTTTGCAAGAACacgactgcctgcaacagttggACGATGCGAACATTTGAAGCATGGAGAAGCAATCGAAACAAGGATGCTCCACAAGAAGAGCGGGTACCCACAGACATTCTCTCAACGAAGGATTCACAACTTTTGCAAGAGTGGCTAATATGCTTCCTACTGGAAGCGAGGAAGACCAACGGTGACAAGTATCCTCCAAAAACTCTCGTACAATTGGTGTGTGGGCTACAACGTATACTTCGAGCTCAGCACAGAAGCGATTCGTTTAACTTTTTTCGACAAAGCAGACCATCGTTTTGAAGGTTTGCGCAATGCTCTTGATAAAGTCTGTCGAGTATTACGTCGAGAAGGACTAGGAACGATCCGCAAGGGTTCCAGTGTATTCACtgctgaagaagaagacagtcTATGGAAGAAGGGAGTAATTGGCTTAGACACACCTGTAAAACTACTGAGGGCAGTATTCTTTTATAATGGGATAAAATTTGCTCTTCGAGGTGGTGCGGAGCACAGAAGCCTCAAATGGAGTCGGGTGActagatgcagccaaaccacAGACGGATTGTCAAGAGTCTGTTACATTTATGTTGAGCACGGATCCAAAAATCATAGTGGTGGACTACGTGATCtacggcatccaaacaaaaaagtcacaaggtaaattatagtcaagctccaacgtgtttctgtaaggtaatagcattttgtggtttgtggtttatcagatacgctaatgaagaagctggtgacCGTTGCCACGTAAAAATTTTGGATCTCTATCTTagtaagttgccagcaggattttctcGAGAAGCCTTCTATTATAAACCTTTGTCGTCTACTCCTTCATTTGGTCcttggtattcaaagcaagtagTCGGTCATAACACtttggctacaatgatgaaagcgatgacagctgaagctggTCTTCCAGTTCGAACCAACCACGCTCTTCGAGCTACTAGtgcgacaaggctgtttcaagcgggagttcctgaacatgtaattcaaggcagaaccggccacaaaaccttgcaagcactgagacaatatcaagagccatctgaatttcagcaaatggcagcgtgAAAAGTTTTGGGCAATGGCCATGGACACACCGATTACACTGACGCAAAAGTCAAGGAGTCCGGAGAGACAGCGGAACAGGCAGATGAGCTGAAAGTAGTCGAGGTTGAACAGCCGTCTGAACGGGAAGACAGAATCCGGcgccatttgtcatttctgactgcgtctttacaaactgcagtactgtgaacattatcattggtaaagaataagctcgtaatctaaaataggtatgcccatgtattgattgctagttggtTTGCAGTATACAGATTCTGATCGGTCAAtatacgtttattgaccggtcaataaacgtttattgaccggtaaatatacaacatgtggttgagttgctatggtaggagtgtaatataacgagaaaaagaatcctagcaacGGCGGAATAACcacccaaacatgcaacaaatatatatatatatataactctACGACGTTTGGCTAGCCAGGTTTGCTGCTTGGTTGTAAGGTCAAAGCTGCCCGACATTCTTCTTCCCTATGGCCAAGTGGGAACTGGCACCAAGTCTGGCATGGAGGCAGCAATCCACCATTTTTCTAAGTTCATTGATGATCATGGTCAAGATCCAAGTCTTTGTTGCATAAAGATAGACATGTTCAATGCTTTCAACAACTGTTTTAGAGACTCTTTTCTGCTCCATCTTCGAAAAGAACTTTCTGAAATATATTCTTGGGCACTGTGGTGCTACCACTCTAAGGGTGGGCTTCGTTTTGGAAGCCATCGCCTTCAATCATCAGGCGGAGTTCAACAAGGTGACCCTTTGGGACCTCTTCTATTTTCACTTGTGGCTTTGGAATTGATGGATGACATAGGTTCAGCTGGAAAAGTTCTACTTCAACTTTGGTATCTTGATGATGGTACGTTCATTGGACCTCGACTTGCAATTGCTCAACTCTTCCATCTTCTGCAATCTAGAGGTCCTTCCTTTGGCTTTCTTTTGAATCCCACCGAATGTGAAGTGTTCTGGCCTTCTGGAGATCAATAATTTTCGGAATTTTCTTCTGAGGTTCAACGTGTTGTTGGGTCAGTGGGTGGTGTAGAGTTTCTTGGATATCCAGTCTTTGGATTAGAAGAGTACTACTGTGGCCACATCGCTAAACGTGTAGACAAAGTTCTTCAATGTCAGGAGAAATTATTGGATATGGATGATCCCCAGATACAGCTGCTACTACTACGATCTTGTCTATCCTATTGCAAGATCAATAATTTGCTGAGAACAGTTCCACCAAACAAAGGTATCCATCAACTGGCCAGATTTGATTCAAACCTACGGGTATGTCTTGATGCCATCATTCGATGTTCCACCTCAGACATGTCTTGGTTGCAGGTTTCATTGCCTGTTCGTCAAGGGGGACTAGGCCTACGAGAGGCGGTGAGAACGTCCTCTTCTGAATTTATTGGCAGCTGTAACTCAGTTCGGTCATTATGTTGTCGTCTTCTATCAACTTCGCCACTTCTGGAGGAGTCAGTGCCCAATAGTAATTATTTGTCGCCTGACTTTAGTGCTTTTCCTGGAGAGTCTTCTGCTAAGGATCATATTCGAAGTCTTGTGGCTGACTCGCTTGACACCATTGATCTTACATCGAGTAGTCAACGTGACCTGCAACGTCTCCTGGACACCAAGCTTTCAACAACTATCTTAGAGAAAGCAAGTTTGAGAGATCGTGCTCGACTAAACACGATATCTGCTCCTCacgctggagcatggctaagGGCAATACCCAATCCCAATCTCAGCCTTGCCATGCCCCAGAGGGAGTTCATAATCGCTGTTCGCACATGGTTGGGGATATCTTTCTTCCCACCTCCTCCAAGCTTAAAGCGTTGTTCTTGTGGACAGGGTTTAGACAGTTATGGGGACCATCTACTGGGTTGCGGAGAGGGAAACTGGAGAAACAGACGACACAACGCTCTTGCTGACGTAATGTTCGAAGCACTATTATCTGATAATGCCAATTGTCGTCGTGAGCAACGGCTTTGTGGTGACTCGAAtgcaagaccaggagatgcATACCATCCAGATTTTGAGAGAGAGCTACCGActtactttgacatcacagTAAGAAATTCTCTCCAACCAACATATATGGTAAAGGCAACTTGTCAAGCAGGGGTTGCTGCAGAAGCtgaagaaagagagaaagacagctcATATAAAGATATTGTTAGTGAGAATGGAGGTGTGTTTTATTCACTAGTTGTTGAAAGTCTGGGCTTGTGGTCGCCGTCTAGTCtccagattttaaaatcaatctgcagaagaacaacatTCCACAGTCATCTCACAATGAGCCAGGCCACATCCTATTTCCACCAACGGCTTTCTATTAAACTctggttgtataatgcaaagataactctagagagattgtctgtagattgctctgatgacgttctagacttttgtagagtgggggattgggttggttttgggttagtttttaaaaatatatgcaCTGcgtaagtatatatatacagtatgtagagaatacacacacacacacacacacacacacacacacacacacacacacacacacacacacacaccacacacacacacaccacacacacacacacacacacacacacacacacacacacacacacacacacacacacacacacacacacacacacacacacacacacacacacacacacacacacacacacacacacacacacacacacacacacacacacacacacacacacacacacacacacacactaggatccatggcccgtcctttgTACGGCCAAGgaactgtagtgtaaagataggtctgtgaacacgtcacgtgcatctttgttgcgaggtcccggagaTGCgttgaatgaattcgaatcttgctcttcgcgcttgtttcggtagaaatcaacacactcTCCGTGTgccgcttgctgcagaaaacgtgtaggttggattcggtgcaaatgcaatcagaatttggaaagaaacgaaagcgctagaagagtaagtttcgtcggcaagagatactCGATTGCtggaagctttgcgaaggacgacgatgcatacagtcaacacaggactggtgtagacgtgtgttcgaatgaactggaatgtgtagcgtttgcgtcatcgagaaattttacgcggagGACCACCCCTCGAGaagggacccggtgcataattttttaatttttttacgcaaaccctTCACTGTGcatgccgagtgtgcgtgccgatttcggttgcaaacggacaaagacgtggccgccatacgcgaacacacacacacacacacacacacacacacacacacacacacacacacacatacacacacatacacacacacacacacacacacacacacacacacacacacacacacacacacacacacatacacacacacacacacacacacacacacacacacacacacagacaatttgagctttatatattactagtatacatggcccgtccttcgtacggccaagatactgtagtgtaaagataggtccgtggacacgtcacgtgcaatctttattgcgaggtcccggattcTGAACCCGTTTGTTGCACGGGCTACATTAGTAGGCGAAAGTTACAACTATAGATGTGTGGGTGTTTCTTCCCCATATTTGCTGCACATTTTACTGGTACTAAGTCCTAGCAGTATGAAAAGAGTAGCACAATGGCAACACATGCACGTCAGTAGCCTAGGTATCTGACTCTTTCTGAGcgtgtttagtggcttttagaAAGCCCGTTTTTAAAGATTTGGTGGAATATTATCATTTCACTGTAGTGCTTTTGCATACGCATTGTTTTCATTTCTTCTTCAAGTGCATAGACTAAAAGACTGTCAGTTGTTTTTCATGTCAACATTCACTGCAACGCTCTATGATACactacattttttgtttttcctCCGGTGCGTTGATAAAGAGACTGCTAGGTCTGCCAACTCTTGAGCACACAAAGTATAGTTGCCCGTGCGAAAAGCAAGGTGTTTGCAAGTCTAACCCAACAACTTTCAATGATTAAccttgtgatttattgatggAAATTGCAAAGCAAACGTTTAGTGGAAACTGCAGTCGTTTAAATTGAAAGGGAAGGTCCGATGGTATGAGTGGTATTCTTAGTATAAAGATGTCTTTTCCTTGAGCTAGTCCTGTCAGTATGGTGGCTTCAAGAACGTGCGGTAAAATCTGTTTAATGATGAGTCGTGTTCCATTGAAAAGATCGGGAGCATCCAGATTTCGGAGAAGCATAACCGGGCACCCCACTTTCAATTTAAGATTATGCGGTGGCATGCCAGAAAGATCTAAGGAATTTAGGAAGTCGGTTGGATACTACAAAGAATCCGACATGTCTACAACTGTGTCAATAGACTTTAGCAGCTGTCTTTTCCAGGCAATTGCATAAGAAGTTTTTCATTGATTTTGCTGGTCATGTCATTTCTTGGTGCAAGGATGGCACGCTCGCACAACCACTTGTGGTTCTTGTAGTTTACATCCAAGTTGGGGAAGACTTTTCCGCTAATTGCCTCTACACCGTTAACTAATTCTCCACATCCGGGTGGTATGGTTACCAGTCCGCTCTCATCAGCAGTCAGTTCGCCGTTTCCAATTGATAGAAGCATCGATAAAAACTCTTCCGCTGTTGCGTCCCCTTCAAGATACACTCTCATGCTAGTAGACAGGCTGAGAGTTTGGACTTGCTGCCATAGAAAAGAAGATTTAAGGCAAGCTGAAAGCTCATCTGCCGGGGTTCCCCTCTGTATGACTAGCAAAGTTTGCCGAAAATCACCAGCAAGTAAAACGCTTGTTTGCCATTGTGCACTCATCCCACACAATCAGCTGACATTACTTTAGTATTGTGGCCATTCCTGTACCCTTAGCGATGTTACAGGTTGGCGTGTCCGTAGGTGCCAATTTTAACGGAATTTTGAAAGCTGAGTGGGCAGTCCTGCCTCCGGTAAGCAAAGTTGCGGCAATTCCCGAtgaagcaacagcaacagcaatctTCTTTTGTTGCCTCACCTTAGCAAGTAAAAGGTTGAAGAGGAACGTCTTGCCTGTGCCACCAAGTGCATCTAGAAAGATAATACCACTAGATCCACTCTGCATGTTGTCTAGGATGACGTGATAAGCCGCAGCTTGGTCTGGCACTAGTAATGGTTCGTTGCTTGATACGTACGCTGTAAGCTCATCTTGGTCATAGTTGGTCTCTCTGATCAAGTCTCTGCAATTGCATACCTGCTGGTCTCTCTGAGGTGTCGGCAGACCATACGTTCTAAGCTCGTGGCCTCCTAATCTAATAACTATGTCTTCGAACAGTATGAGTGCTTGGTTGAAGGAAGGTTCTTGGCTAAGATTGTGATAGCGCACCTAAAATGGAGAAGGAAAGGTTAGAGTTGCAGTTGCTGTAACCTGTATGTTTGTAGGTAAAAAATTCTTACCTCAAGTAGTATGTCTTCCGCTAAGTTCTCTTTGTGTTTATCCCACAGGCTTTTTGGGTTTCCCAGCCCACACGTGACGATCATAGTGCCAAACAGATTTCTCAGCATGCGGGAAGAGCGACTGAGAGCAGCTTCTTCTAGAGTTGCGCTCCAGTGACCTTCATCCTCCAACAAACCCCTCATCGAGCAAGCTTCTCTGAAAGTTTCACACTTGAATTGATTGACCATTCTAAGATCTTCATACGATGTCGGCCCTCTGACTATGTGAAGGAGAAGGAGCAAGCAATAGCATTCAAATGCGCTTGGGTGGATAGTGTACACTCTACCAAGAGTGTCGCATGACTTGATTCCTGGATGTCCTTCCACGTGGATGCCCTGAATGCGTCGTTTCCATTTCTTACTGGAGCTGTCTCATCTGTAGTATTGTGGCACCTCGCAATACAATAGAGTTTTGGCAAAGTCGTCTTCTCGGCAAAGATCGAAGAATGCTGTCAAAGTAGTTCTAGGTGGCTCTGCTACTCCGTCTCTTACGTTGTCTTCGGTAAAATACAGACGTTGCCCATTCTCCAGGTGCACGTACAAATGCTCCACTTGTGGATACCTGTGATGAATCGGGAAGTCGAGAATACGCCATGTTGCTTCACTGCTGCAGATGTATCTTCCAATCTCGTACCTTGAAACCTCATCCCTCCTCATTTCTTGCCGTTCAAGCACGAATACTGCCTGATAGCTACAGTTGTTGACGTATTTACATATGAAATTGATCGATTTTACTGTATTGCAGTAGTCAACATTAATGTGCGCATTGAAGATCTTGGACAGAATAGGGCAATAAGGGACCACCCACTTGTTGTCAATTTCTACTTCGTTGCAACCTAAGATTGTCACTTTTGCTGTAAATCCACCATCTCCCGCCTTTCTTCTGCGGTAAAGTGGGTACCCGTCGTGCCCTGTCTGAGTCTCCTGGAGAAGCTCTCTTGGATATCGTTTCGTACACTTACCGTCTTTCATG encodes the following:
- the LOC134190846 gene encoding uncharacterized protein LOC134190846, encoding MNLIATVVKLAVVFCYVISGYQTLGKESTTTKDTVDYGVDSNTPDYIDCSSQYSGLTGTDLIPCFSLNRASPGSYCLQEENLGRGKADNCHSSQLKACSLIGIYVKRVGQKRSSLKVDCHLKWTESGYWQLDVKDQASCGVMCFKKTNKYGESNLQVPQFEANNTVDMASLQYMVPRQQGIGPEADSRCWVCLVSGMSTTVFQNIVRKAGFCKLYVDETRWALGGWSGETYKGDVISTSCQGYCINAPQTLGVCPYGVFLKGYTQTGFVGKNTGNEKFVHCFISYVHIAAAGTITGDNGCHLELDGGAWKMVIKSSSKTRIACGVLCLCSPNDVYGCIPYYKIAPPALINKANANSEQTSVDFCYWADVIVAIFVLLFLILKLIAPYVKRKAN
- the LOC134195086 gene encoding uncharacterized protein LOC134195086 yields the protein MRVYLEGDATAEEFLSMLLSIGNGELTADESGLVTIPPGCGELVNGVEAISGKVFPNLDYPTDFLNSLDLSGMPPHNLKLKVGCPVMLLRNLDAPDLFNGTRLIIKQILPHVLEATILTGLAQGKDIFILRIPLIPSDLPFQFKRLQFPLNVCFAISINKSQG